One genomic window of Caldivirga maquilingensis IC-167 includes the following:
- a CDS encoding V-type ATP synthase subunit B, giving the protein MSKLLEIRGIQEYRTVREVKGPLIVIERTKGISYGEMGVVTGPDGEPRLIQVIEVGPDYAIAQVLTGTLGLPASGSTVRFYGTTLRLPVSEDLLGRIISGRGVPRDSLSMPPAEDFLDVNGEPLNPYARDYPEEPIETGVSAIDGLYTMVRGQKLPIFSGTGLPHNMLAAQVARQATVRGSEEEFAIVFAAIGLRTEEALFFIDEFRRTGALRRLVLVMNLASDPIAERILTPRVALTIAEYLAWQRDYHVLVILSDMLNYAEALRELSSAKGELPGRRGYPGYMYTDLASIFERAGRARGRKGSVTQFPILTMPHDDITHPVPDLTGYITEGQLVLSRSMWGKGIYPPFDVLMSLSRLMKDAVGEGKTRDDHKYVANQLISAYSRALDVRNLAVLVGEGNLSWRERRYLRFADEFERRFIAQGFYERRTFEQTLDIAWDALSILPDDEFSNIPPEVSKRYYREGVFKSIKDEGVKA; this is encoded by the coding sequence ATGTCCAAGCTTCTTGAGATTAGGGGGATACAGGAGTATAGGACTGTTAGGGAGGTTAAGGGGCCTTTAATAGTTATTGAGAGGACTAAGGGGATATCCTACGGTGAAATGGGTGTTGTAACTGGGCCTGATGGTGAACCCAGGCTTATTCAAGTCATAGAGGTTGGACCTGACTACGCCATAGCCCAAGTCCTAACGGGCACATTAGGCTTACCGGCAAGTGGCTCAACGGTTAGATTCTATGGAACCACCCTAAGGCTTCCGGTATCAGAGGATTTACTGGGTAGGATAATTAGCGGTAGGGGTGTGCCTAGGGATTCATTATCAATGCCTCCCGCGGAGGATTTCCTTGATGTTAACGGTGAACCACTTAACCCATACGCCAGGGATTACCCGGAGGAACCCATTGAGACCGGTGTTAGTGCAATAGATGGACTCTACACCATGGTTAGGGGGCAGAAGTTACCCATATTCTCAGGCACTGGACTGCCCCATAATATGCTTGCAGCCCAAGTTGCTAGACAAGCCACGGTTAGGGGTAGTGAGGAGGAGTTCGCAATAGTCTTCGCGGCCATTGGGCTTAGGACCGAGGAGGCTTTATTCTTCATTGATGAGTTCAGGAGGACTGGTGCCTTGAGGAGGCTGGTACTGGTAATGAACCTGGCCAGTGACCCAATAGCTGAGAGGATACTCACGCCTAGGGTTGCCTTAACCATAGCCGAGTACTTGGCTTGGCAAAGGGATTACCATGTGTTAGTTATTCTAAGTGACATGCTTAATTACGCTGAGGCACTTAGGGAGCTTTCATCAGCCAAGGGTGAATTACCCGGTAGGAGGGGTTACCCAGGCTACATGTACACTGATTTAGCCTCAATATTCGAGAGGGCTGGTAGGGCTAGGGGTAGGAAGGGTAGTGTTACTCAATTCCCAATATTAACAATGCCTCACGACGACATAACCCACCCAGTACCAGACTTAACAGGCTACATTACAGAGGGTCAATTAGTCCTATCAAGGTCAATGTGGGGTAAGGGTATTTACCCACCGTTCGATGTTTTAATGAGCCTATCAAGGCTTATGAAGGACGCCGTGGGTGAGGGGAAGACTAGGGATGATCATAAGTACGTGGCTAACCAATTAATATCAGCATACTCAAGGGCCCTTGACGTCAGGAACCTAGCAGTACTGGTTGGTGAGGGTAATTTAAGTTGGCGTGAAAGGAGGTACCTCAGGTTCGCTGATGAGTTTGAGAGGAGGTTCATAGCCCAGGGCTTCTATGAGAGGAGAACCTTCGAACAGACGCTGGATATAGCCTGGGATGCCTTAAGCATTCTCCCAGATGATGAATTCTCCAACATACCACCGGAGGTGTCTAAGAGGTATTATAGGGAGGGGGTGTTTAAGTCGATTAAGGATGAGGGGGTTAAGGCTTAA
- a CDS encoding aldehyde ferredoxin oxidoreductase family protein: MAIFRILRVNLSTETFNEEVVKDDLLKSFLGGRGLAAYYAFKEIPRGIDPLDPSNKLYIFSGPLSGVATLSTSRVNVTTRSVLNGVYTHSNAGGNFSYWLRRSGYDGIIIEGKAEEPVYLVVKNGEPSLKPAKHIWGKWTGSATKIILTENGFPPDETKAGVAVIGPAGENLVKFAGIRFSDYERFAGRGGVGAVMGSKRLKGILVWGTRDLYRELVDKNAFMKVNNEIVKRLVTHDTTKALHAYGTNVLMNLVQAVGGLPHYNFAGTGLIKNVDDVSGELIKSKYVVETHGCFNCPIACTQITMVKSGPFKVPGEKIKYEYENTWALGPNIGLTNAEPVLKLEKLANELGMDTISLGNTLAVATELSKMGKLKLDVDWSDAASYIDLTYKIAYREGIGDELAEGDYRLAMKYNAPETFTGARGQGLPAYDPRAHKGFALAYYTANRGGDHLEAYTPTWEILSTVFGKPGKVDPHDDSPAGIDLQARLVKWNQDLFAVVDSSIFCKFENLVPNVNTEQDIANLYNAAYGWDLTPDDVLTIGERIFNMERLFWVREGKWVKDELPPRMREPIPDGPAKGHTASRMFDEGIKKYYELRGWVNGKPTRDTLRKLGLSEFEYVL, from the coding sequence ATGGCTATTTTCAGAATACTCAGGGTAAATTTATCAACCGAGACCTTTAATGAGGAGGTTGTTAAAGATGATTTACTGAAATCATTCCTAGGTGGTAGGGGTTTAGCGGCGTACTACGCCTTTAAGGAGATACCAAGGGGCATTGACCCCCTTGACCCCAGTAATAAGCTTTACATTTTCTCAGGCCCACTCAGTGGAGTCGCCACCTTATCCACAAGTAGGGTTAACGTTACCACAAGGTCCGTGTTGAACGGTGTCTACACGCACTCTAATGCCGGCGGCAACTTCTCCTACTGGTTAAGGAGATCTGGTTACGATGGGATAATTATTGAGGGTAAGGCTGAGGAACCAGTCTACCTAGTGGTTAAGAATGGGGAACCATCATTAAAGCCTGCTAAACATATTTGGGGCAAGTGGACTGGCTCAGCCACTAAAATAATCCTAACTGAGAATGGATTCCCACCTGATGAAACTAAGGCCGGTGTAGCCGTAATAGGCCCCGCTGGTGAAAACCTGGTGAAGTTCGCTGGTATCAGGTTCTCAGACTATGAGAGATTCGCAGGACGTGGTGGGGTGGGGGCTGTTATGGGTAGTAAGAGGCTTAAAGGCATACTAGTGTGGGGGACGAGGGATCTGTATAGGGAATTGGTTGATAAGAATGCATTCATGAAGGTTAATAATGAGATTGTGAAGAGACTTGTAACACATGATACAACTAAGGCTCTACACGCCTACGGTACCAATGTCCTCATGAATCTTGTTCAAGCCGTTGGAGGCCTACCCCATTATAATTTCGCAGGTACCGGGTTGATTAAGAATGTTGATGATGTTAGCGGTGAGTTAATTAAGAGTAAGTACGTTGTGGAGACCCACGGTTGCTTCAATTGCCCAATAGCCTGCACTCAAATAACAATGGTTAAGAGCGGCCCATTTAAGGTTCCTGGTGAGAAAATTAAGTACGAGTATGAGAATACCTGGGCACTGGGACCTAACATTGGTTTAACTAATGCTGAGCCTGTCCTTAAGCTTGAGAAGCTTGCCAATGAATTAGGCATGGATACTATAAGCCTAGGCAATACACTGGCTGTTGCAACTGAGTTAAGTAAAATGGGTAAGCTTAAGCTTGATGTGGATTGGAGCGATGCAGCCTCCTACATTGACTTAACCTACAAGATAGCCTACAGGGAGGGTATTGGTGATGAGTTGGCTGAGGGTGATTATAGACTTGCCATGAAGTATAATGCCCCTGAAACCTTCACTGGGGCTAGAGGACAAGGATTACCTGCATATGACCCAAGGGCGCATAAGGGCTTTGCACTTGCTTACTATACGGCAAATAGGGGTGGGGATCATTTAGAGGCCTACACGCCTACATGGGAGATACTTAGTACTGTCTTCGGTAAGCCAGGTAAGGTTGATCCACACGATGACTCACCTGCCGGTATTGATCTTCAAGCTAGGTTGGTTAAGTGGAACCAGGACTTATTCGCAGTGGTTGACTCCTCAATTTTCTGTAAGTTCGAGAACCTCGTACCCAATGTTAACACTGAGCAGGATATAGCTAACCTATATAATGCCGCCTATGGCTGGGATTTAACACCTGATGATGTTTTAACCATTGGTGAACGCATATTTAACATGGAGAGACTCTTCTGGGTTAGGGAGGGGAAGTGGGTTAAGGATGAGTTACCACCTAGGATGAGGGAACCAATACCTGATGGACCTGCTAAGGGTCATACAGCTTCAAGGATGTTTGATGAGGGTATTAAGAAGTACTATGAGTTAAGGGGATGGGTTAATGGTAAGCCCACTAGGGATACATTAAGGAAGCTTGGGCTTAGTGAATTTGAGTACGTACTTTAA
- a CDS encoding phytoene desaturase family protein has translation MVKTALVIGGGHNGLMAAVTLRESGFNVTLIEARGKVGGMADTETIMGVKVSRASYVLGLMPKRFVDKFNIPVIRQDPFQVVYIDGRLIPFWRDRDKRVEALVKAGEVKFPEFEDKLLKFKELMESKFTFVNEPPSVSEIRDEAVKLGVEEFIEESCSRVLSEYLSPDLHYTFMYPGMENSPAYLIAYFYSPDWSFVKGGMGTVGDVMLKYALSIGVNIRLGVRVNGLEFKGDIVTGVATNVGVLKGDVIVSSVSPILLDQWIKGRGSGWRIPRPGWRKYNIVLKDYPRIPPELRPYAHSIIDTDAGELVIPSILDETRGGVVLEFMGDLGSLLDMMPDIREKALVIDELTPRDAEVTYNVPNGDVNHIPMRTPYVLNGRPGYRTQFLNLFQGSAGNYPGGQVTGVPGYNAAKLAAGAYSA, from the coding sequence ATGGTTAAGACCGCCTTAGTGATTGGTGGTGGCCATAATGGGTTAATGGCTGCTGTAACGCTTAGGGAGAGTGGATTCAATGTTACATTAATTGAGGCTAGGGGTAAGGTTGGTGGTATGGCTGATACTGAAACCATTATGGGTGTGAAGGTTAGTAGGGCTTCATACGTACTAGGTCTAATGCCTAAGCGATTCGTGGATAAATTCAACATACCCGTGATTAGGCAGGATCCATTTCAAGTAGTTTACATTGACGGTAGGCTAATACCCTTCTGGAGGGATAGGGATAAGAGGGTTGAGGCGTTGGTTAAGGCTGGTGAAGTTAAGTTCCCTGAATTCGAGGATAAGTTGCTTAAATTCAAGGAGTTAATGGAGAGTAAGTTCACGTTCGTTAATGAACCACCCTCAGTGAGTGAGATTAGGGATGAGGCTGTTAAGCTTGGTGTTGAGGAGTTTATTGAGGAATCATGCAGTAGAGTACTGAGTGAATACTTATCCCCAGACCTCCACTACACCTTCATGTACCCGGGTATGGAGAATTCCCCAGCATACCTAATAGCCTACTTCTACTCACCTGACTGGTCCTTTGTGAAAGGAGGTATGGGTACTGTGGGTGATGTAATGTTGAAGTATGCCTTAAGCATCGGCGTTAATATACGCCTAGGGGTTAGGGTTAATGGATTAGAGTTTAAGGGAGACATAGTGACTGGCGTTGCCACGAATGTAGGTGTCTTAAAGGGTGATGTAATTGTCTCCTCAGTTAGCCCAATACTGCTTGATCAATGGATTAAGGGTAGGGGGAGTGGTTGGCGTATACCTAGGCCTGGTTGGAGGAAGTATAATATCGTGCTTAAGGATTACCCAAGAATCCCCCCTGAATTAAGGCCCTACGCTCACTCAATAATAGATACTGATGCTGGGGAATTGGTGATACCATCAATACTTGATGAAACTAGGGGTGGGGTTGTTTTAGAGTTTATGGGTGACTTAGGCTCATTACTAGACATGATGCCTGACATCCGTGAGAAGGCTCTGGTAATAGATGAGTTAACACCCAGGGATGCTGAGGTTACGTATAATGTACCTAATGGTGACGTTAATCATATACCAATGAGGACACCATATGTGCTTAATGGGAGGCCAGGGTACAGGACCCAGTTCCTTAACCTATTCCAGGGGAGTGCCGGTAATTACCCAGGTGGACAGGTAACTGGTGTACCAGGTTATAATGCAGCTAAGTTAGCTGCCGGCGCTTATTCAGCATAG
- a CDS encoding DUF2153 family protein, protein MSVESQVKAHIKGLINRLDGWLISQRKLIDDLQKYADYVKSQDRYTLLLSAQAMIYYIERTAKDFESWLNNPLITSIMTPDMLKELEAKLRELAVNFIKIDLEHTGQYLDLLKKYDAAGEVPEILRLYFEHRIGGAQEGGQQRGGEEMPRFL, encoded by the coding sequence ATGAGCGTGGAGAGTCAGGTTAAGGCTCACATAAAGGGATTAATAAATAGACTTGATGGCTGGTTAATAAGCCAAAGGAAACTAATAGATGATTTACAGAAGTACGCAGACTACGTTAAGAGCCAGGATAGGTACACTTTACTGCTCTCGGCTCAGGCCATGATATACTACATAGAGCGTACCGCTAAGGACTTTGAGTCATGGTTAAACAACCCCCTCATAACCTCAATAATGACGCCGGATATGTTGAAGGAACTTGAGGCTAAGCTGCGTGAACTGGCTGTTAACTTCATAAAGATTGACCTTGAGCACACTGGGCAGTACCTTGACTTACTGAAGAAGTATGATGCGGCTGGTGAGGTACCGGAGATACTGAGACTGTACTTTGAGCATAGGATTGGTGGCGCACAGGAGGGTGGGCAGCAGAGGGGAGGGGAGGAGATGCCTAGGTTCCTGTGA
- the glyA gene encoding serine hydroxymethyltransferase: protein MNLSDAINAVNRVKDIINSHNTWRRKETINLIPSENVMSPLAEYFYINDMMGRYAEGTIGNRYYQGVKYVDEIEAYLVDLMSKLFHASYVDVRPISGTVANMAVYLTLAKGGKIAAVPRQCGGHISHDEVGAPGAFGIKVIHLPCDEENFSINVDSAVKVIREEKPQLVILGASLYLFPHPVKELAQVAHENGAYLMHDSAHVLGLIAGGQFPNSLNEGADLMTSSTHKTFPGPQGGVIFTNNESIFKNIQRAVFPQLTSNYHLHRYASTAITAIEMMTFGESYAYQVRLNAKKLAEELSKYGIPVVAEARGFTETHQVVFDASKFGGGAKVAQLLEDGGIIVNKNMLPWDRSAVRPSGIRMGVQEMTRVGMGTQEMAEIAAFMKAILIDGKEPSSVKGEVKEFKAHYTEVKYGFKLSDVGIKCDCLPLNY from the coding sequence ATGAATCTAAGTGACGCCATTAATGCGGTAAATAGGGTAAAGGATATAATAAATAGTCATAATACGTGGAGGAGGAAGGAGACCATAAACCTTATACCAAGTGAAAACGTTATGTCACCCCTGGCTGAGTACTTCTACATAAACGACATGATGGGTAGGTACGCAGAGGGCACTATAGGTAATAGGTATTATCAAGGTGTTAAGTATGTTGATGAAATTGAGGCGTATTTAGTTGATCTCATGTCTAAACTATTCCACGCAAGCTATGTTGATGTAAGGCCTATTTCAGGCACGGTGGCTAACATGGCTGTTTACTTAACGTTAGCTAAGGGTGGTAAGATTGCTGCAGTGCCAAGGCAGTGTGGTGGGCATATTAGTCATGATGAAGTTGGTGCCCCAGGGGCATTTGGGATTAAGGTAATTCACCTACCTTGTGATGAGGAGAACTTCAGCATTAACGTTGACTCAGCGGTAAAGGTCATTAGGGAGGAGAAGCCTCAATTAGTCATACTGGGTGCGTCACTTTACCTATTCCCGCACCCAGTTAAGGAGCTTGCCCAGGTGGCTCATGAGAATGGGGCCTACTTAATGCATGATTCAGCTCACGTACTCGGGTTGATAGCTGGTGGTCAATTCCCCAATTCACTTAATGAGGGTGCAGACTTAATGACATCCTCAACACATAAGACCTTCCCAGGGCCTCAAGGTGGTGTAATATTCACTAATAATGAGTCTATCTTCAAGAACATTCAGAGAGCAGTCTTCCCACAGTTAACATCAAACTACCACCTGCATAGGTACGCCTCCACCGCGATAACGGCTATTGAAATGATGACATTCGGTGAATCCTACGCCTACCAAGTAAGGTTAAATGCGAAGAAACTGGCTGAGGAGTTAAGCAAGTACGGTATACCAGTGGTGGCTGAGGCTAGGGGCTTCACTGAGACTCATCAAGTTGTCTTCGATGCCTCTAAATTCGGTGGTGGAGCTAAGGTTGCTCAACTGCTTGAGGATGGTGGAATAATCGTTAACAAGAATATGCTACCCTGGGATAGGAGCGCAGTGAGGCCTAGTGGCATTAGGATGGGTGTTCAGGAAATGACCAGGGTGGGTATGGGTACTCAGGAAATGGCTGAGATTGCTGCATTCATGAAAGCGATACTGATTGATGGTAAGGAACCAAGCTCAGTTAAGGGTGAGGTTAAGGAGTTTAAGGCCCATTACACTGAGGTTAAGTACGGCTTCAAACTGAGTGACGTAGGCATTAAATGTGATTGCCTACCACTTAATTACTAG
- a CDS encoding prefoldin subunit beta, with protein sequence MATEIPPAVRNDLDRLRQLEDQLQAVLLRKQQYEGELRNVDKALNELNKLPQDSKVYKVVGTFLLSTTRDEAIQDLNQRKELLDLHLQSLVKQENMLRKQISELENKVKQVLAAGQGGQVQ encoded by the coding sequence ATGGCCACTGAGATTCCGCCAGCGGTTAGGAATGACTTGGATAGGTTAAGGCAGTTGGAGGATCAGCTTCAGGCAGTGCTGCTTAGGAAGCAGCAGTATGAGGGTGAGTTGAGGAATGTGGATAAGGCCCTTAATGAGTTGAATAAGCTTCCACAGGACTCGAAGGTGTATAAGGTTGTGGGAACCTTCCTACTTTCAACCACTAGGGATGAGGCTATACAGGACCTTAACCAGAGGAAGGAGTTACTGGACCTTCATCTTCAATCCCTTGTAAAGCAGGAGAATATGCTTAGGAAGCAGATAAGTGAGTTGGAGAATAAGGTTAAGCAAGTGCTTGCTGCAGGTCAAGGTGGGCAAGTTCAATAG
- a CDS encoding class I SAM-dependent methyltransferase: protein MKLKDELKSVIPQDLLNLVPSGFDIIGSRSGAVAIIEIPSELEDYKYEIAKAIIRNSRNVKAVLRRIGPRSGEFRLYNYEKLIGDLTEVIHVESGVRLMLDPTKVFFSPRDQYDRLDLASRVKDNEVIAYLFAGIAPYAFIILKHKPTVRIIYAVEINPEAIKYAEINVKLNKARGKVVPIEYDASAFCERMRDRFHRVIMTLPLGAHQYLHDAIGCVANGGVVNFYHTGPEENPFKDAEEIVMRHCSNANVDCRIINERVVREYAPRVYKVRVDFEVSKVRNNLKLN from the coding sequence ATGAAGCTTAAGGATGAGTTAAAGAGCGTTATACCTCAGGATTTACTAAACCTAGTACCCTCCGGTTTCGACATAATTGGATCTAGATCCGGGGCAGTGGCCATTATTGAAATACCCAGTGAACTAGAGGATTATAAGTACGAGATAGCTAAGGCGATAATTAGGAATAGTAGGAATGTTAAGGCAGTGTTAAGGAGGATTGGGCCTAGGAGTGGTGAATTTAGGCTATACAATTACGAGAAGTTAATCGGTGACCTCACTGAGGTTATTCACGTTGAATCTGGGGTTAGGTTAATGCTTGATCCAACTAAGGTATTCTTCTCCCCTAGGGATCAGTATGATAGGCTTGATTTAGCATCAAGGGTTAAGGATAATGAGGTAATAGCCTACTTATTCGCTGGGATAGCGCCATACGCATTCATAATACTTAAACATAAACCCACGGTACGCATAATATATGCTGTTGAAATAAACCCTGAGGCCATTAAGTACGCTGAAATCAACGTGAAGCTAAATAAGGCTAGGGGTAAGGTAGTGCCCATTGAGTACGATGCCTCAGCCTTCTGTGAGAGAATGAGGGATAGATTCCATAGAGTAATAATGACCCTACCCCTGGGTGCTCACCAATACCTGCATGATGCAATAGGATGCGTGGCTAATGGAGGTGTGGTGAACTTCTATCACACTGGCCCAGAGGAGAATCCCTTTAAGGACGCTGAGGAGATTGTCATGAGGCACTGCAGTAATGCTAATGTTGACTGCAGGATAATTAATGAGAGGGTTGTCAGGGAGTATGCACCCAGGGTGTATAAGGTTAGGGTTGATTTTGAAGTGAGTAAGGTAAGGAATAATCTAAAACTTAATTAA
- a CDS encoding flavin reductase family protein, with protein sequence MVITGEELKAILRNYPTGVTIVTTVNNGEYYGLTVNSFTSISLNPPLVLVALDKSVASHKAINESGVYAVNILPYDMRDLAIKFATAPREERFKGLRIITAKTGSPIINGSIAYLDCRVVAKYDAGDHTLFIGQVEDGRVLNAKPPLIYLNRNYYTIQSP encoded by the coding sequence ATGGTTATTACAGGGGAGGAGCTTAAGGCAATACTTAGGAATTATCCAACAGGGGTCACTATTGTAACCACTGTTAATAATGGGGAATACTATGGATTAACCGTTAACTCATTTACCTCAATTTCCCTTAACCCACCACTGGTTCTAGTGGCGTTGGATAAGAGTGTGGCGTCGCATAAAGCCATTAATGAGTCTGGGGTTTACGCAGTTAATATACTGCCTTACGATATGAGGGATTTAGCCATTAAGTTCGCCACAGCCCCAAGGGAGGAGAGGTTTAAGGGGTTAAGGATCATTACCGCTAAGACTGGTTCACCAATTATTAATGGTTCAATAGCCTACCTAGACTGCAGGGTTGTGGCTAAGTATGATGCCGGTGACCACACTTTATTCATAGGGCAGGTTGAGGACGGCAGGGTACTTAACGCTAAGCCACCGTTAATATACTTGAATAGGAATTACTACACTATTCAATCCCCATAA
- a CDS encoding alkaline phosphatase family protein: MKLLFLVLDGAADRPNERGETPLSMAKKPNLDSLAVQGALGLHYPLGVGKAPESDAAVLSILGYDPDKYYTGRGPLEALGVGYRVKEGYEVAFRANFATINPESRIILDRRVGRSLESWEAQELAKAVDGIELGGGLGYARVMATIGHRAVVIIGVKSGRLSGDVTNNDPAYVRVGKVSVAVPNPDNKLAQIRPLNPQDEASSLTARLANEFVDKVISILKDHPLNKERARKGLLQANVILMRDAGDSLPKVTPINQLYGLKFGAVAEMPVERGIARALGMDIEEVKLYNAPKDEVLSERFEATMRLLERVDVAYVHLKGPDEPGHDGDLKGKVKAIEDIDEYYVARLIKGNWDGSILVTSDHATPWSLKAHSDDPVPIMLKSSRVKADGLTFNEVNASKGSLGRFEYGWLIMSRVKGLVF; the protein is encoded by the coding sequence ATGAAGCTGCTTTTCCTGGTACTGGATGGAGCCGCCGATAGGCCTAATGAGAGGGGTGAGACTCCGTTATCCATGGCTAAGAAGCCTAACTTAGACTCACTGGCTGTTCAAGGAGCCTTAGGCTTACACTACCCATTAGGAGTAGGCAAGGCTCCTGAGAGTGATGCAGCCGTATTATCCATACTTGGTTACGACCCAGATAAATACTATACAGGTAGGGGTCCCCTTGAGGCCCTTGGGGTTGGTTACAGGGTTAAGGAGGGTTATGAGGTTGCCTTTAGGGCTAATTTCGCCACCATTAATCCTGAATCAAGGATTATCCTTGATAGGAGGGTTGGTAGGAGTCTTGAATCCTGGGAGGCCCAGGAATTAGCTAAGGCAGTGGATGGTATTGAACTCGGGGGTGGCTTAGGGTATGCTAGGGTTATGGCAACCATTGGTCATAGGGCTGTGGTGATTATTGGTGTTAAGTCAGGGCGCCTCAGTGGGGATGTTACCAATAATGACCCAGCCTACGTTAGGGTTGGTAAGGTATCCGTTGCTGTACCGAATCCTGATAATAAGTTAGCCCAGATAAGGCCCTTAAACCCACAGGATGAGGCGTCTTCATTAACGGCTAGGTTAGCTAATGAATTTGTTGATAAGGTAATAAGCATACTTAAGGATCACCCATTAAATAAGGAGAGGGCTAGGAAGGGTTTGCTTCAGGCTAACGTAATACTAATGAGGGATGCCGGTGACTCATTACCTAAGGTAACACCAATAAACCAACTATATGGGCTTAAATTCGGTGCAGTGGCTGAGATGCCGGTGGAGAGGGGTATTGCTAGGGCGCTTGGAATGGATATTGAGGAGGTTAAGCTCTACAACGCCCCTAAGGATGAGGTTCTTAGTGAACGCTTTGAAGCCACAATGAGGCTTCTGGAGAGGGTTGATGTAGCCTACGTTCACTTAAAGGGACCTGATGAACCGGGTCATGACGGTGACTTGAAGGGTAAGGTTAAGGCTATAGAGGATATTGATGAGTACTACGTGGCTAGGTTAATTAAGGGTAATTGGGATGGTTCAATACTGGTTACCAGTGATCATGCAACCCCGTGGTCCCTGAAGGCGCATAGCGATGACCCAGTGCCGATAATGTTGAAGTCAAGTAGGGTTAAGGCGGATGGCTTAACGTTTAATGAGGTTAACGCCAGTAAGGGTAGCTTAGGTAGGTTTGAGTACGGTTGGTTAATAATGAGTAGGGTTAAGGGGCTGGTTTTCTAG
- the endA gene encoding tRNA-intron lyase, producing the protein MAQGARGRTIAKYRGVLKGDKVIIPSIDESRALYKLGFFGKFLGKDKIKIEEVDSVDSPLHLSPLEALYLVELGLLEVVDNGSVVGRGTLKEFVEGRYEHGELVYELYKYFRDRGYVVRSGLKFGSLYAVYEKGPGIDHAPMLVHLIDPGRNITALDVTRAARLSHTVRKTFVLAVKHMNSLKLIGFEWWTP; encoded by the coding sequence ATGGCTCAGGGTGCTAGAGGGAGGACTATTGCTAAGTATAGGGGGGTACTTAAGGGTGATAAGGTTATTATACCTAGTATTGATGAATCCAGGGCACTCTATAAGCTTGGCTTCTTCGGTAAATTCCTAGGTAAGGATAAGATTAAGATTGAGGAAGTTGATTCAGTGGATTCCCCACTACACCTGTCGCCGCTTGAGGCGCTTTACCTAGTTGAATTAGGTCTACTGGAGGTTGTTGATAATGGTTCAGTGGTGGGTAGGGGTACCCTTAAGGAGTTTGTGGAGGGGAGGTATGAGCATGGGGAATTGGTTTACGAATTATACAAGTACTTTAGGGATAGGGGTTACGTGGTTAGGAGTGGTTTAAAATTCGGTTCACTATACGCAGTTTATGAGAAGGGGCCTGGTATTGATCATGCACCAATGCTGGTTCACTTAATTGACCCTGGACGCAACATAACTGCACTGGATGTTACCAGGGCGGCTAGGTTGAGTCATACGGTTAGGAAAACCTTCGTATTGGCTGTTAAGCATATGAATAGTCTTAAGTTAATAGGGTTCGAGTGGTGGACCCCGTAG